The Burkholderia mayonis genome window below encodes:
- a CDS encoding DUF2778 domain-containing protein, giving the protein MPAECTFVLNRSRLSTLTCPGFGSVPAFSGNGRYINDPGSTAVADKGPLPAGVYYIIDRQSGGHLGWFRDTVMDAALNTNRADWFALYRIDGQIDDWTIVNGIRRGHFRLHPVGRLGESDGCITLTSRGQFDKLRAFLKAQPTMQVPGTSFRAYGRVTVK; this is encoded by the coding sequence ATGCCCGCCGAGTGCACATTCGTCCTGAACCGCAGCCGCCTATCGACGCTGACCTGTCCAGGATTCGGAAGCGTCCCCGCCTTTTCCGGTAACGGCCGATACATCAACGATCCGGGCTCGACCGCCGTAGCGGATAAGGGGCCACTGCCCGCGGGCGTCTACTACATCATCGACCGGCAAAGCGGCGGCCATCTTGGCTGGTTCCGAGACACGGTGATGGATGCAGCCCTGAACACGAATCGCGCGGACTGGTTCGCGCTGTATCGCATTGACGGCCAGATTGACGACTGGACGATCGTCAACGGCATCCGCCGCGGCCATTTCCGCCTGCATCCGGTCGGCCGGCTGGGCGAAAGCGACGGGTGCATTACGCTGACGAGCCGTGGGCAGTTCGATAAGCTGCGGGCTTTCCTGAAAGCGCAACCGACTATGCAGGTCCCAGGCAC